A genomic segment from Zygotorulaspora mrakii chromosome 1, complete sequence encodes:
- a CDS encoding Zn(II)2Cys6 transcription factor domain-containing protein encodes MVGQGKGGGMNKESGKKITQRGGTGSGEHGCVKKALRSCTRCRRNKIKCDSMATRPHACTNCARKGAECHIDYVTPPQRSKEMKYLFENVRYVEKKIGGLEDMYVDILGKNGLEMACDDEIRCPTRILKLNGGFVVFCVDIEKDVFSVNNMKMSAMQVEKSFMNFRNMLTFLLEIYFKWENVDQMTFDRAVMYVRELTVENLMERNELLLLLCVLNFYFDIPNINYLDNFNYVIESYCRNASCGAEGDLNVDEDVLSKDLLAKLIVGNVSNGSVQFHSELFIKNFTMYLFVHIVLYGPEFFMDCFMEKYIGTLESVRKKINFDKNWEVKWVNFYIRLFNLIECKVCPETEEIEDILSQIEKEKESYGSLECAISLIKLDQYIVGMKIIETKDRIFKGLLFVFEKLAKDLDFLIGRNDSEVEGERICFIQMFFHQLFSLNEILCVNSCKIDLKCPFVFNGFNYENSNLYEIQRKSNYVGKVLVSEKGIFSMMEYLGLGISKHSSNIDEETSIVNIVEQDLKNYGLGHNSSLNILKSSCRLIWDLYEKVVFWDMFDKVFVHCPFAWNAKVLLRYNGLSCECEDDRSKGRSVIRGKEMKGKDFEHSNVKSRSCKNGVVKYKVENDCSFVEESGSEGGENFTYFKEARNFVNVPGIPEKIEDQLRGGINQILKDVDWVKESADDVLRKIHGVIN; translated from the coding sequence ATGGTAGGCCAGGGCAAAGGTGGAGGTATGAACAAGGAGAGtggcaaaaaaataaccCAACGTGGTGGGACAGGCAGCGGCGAGCATGGGTGTGTGAAGAAAGCCCTTCGGTCGTGTACGCGATGCCGAAGGAACAAGATTAAGTGCGATTCTATGGCGACACGGCCGCATGCGTGCACAAATTGTGCGAGAAAAGGTGCAGAGTGCCACATAGATTATGTTACGCCGCCGCAGAGGTCCAAAGAGATGAAGTATCTGTTCGAGAACGTGAGGTATGTGGAGAAGAAGATCGGCGGATTGGAGGATATGTACGTGGATATTCTCGGGAAGAATGGGCTAGAGATGGCCTgcgatgatgaaatacGGTGTCCGACGCGGATCCTGAAATTGAATGGCGGGTTTGTTGTGTTTTGCGTTGACATCGAGAAGGACGTGTTCTCTGTCAATAACATGAAGATGAGCGCGATGCAGGTTGAAAAATCGTTCATGAATTTTAGAAATATGCTAACTTTTCTGCTGGAAATATACTTTAAGTGGGAGAATGTTGATCAGATGACGTTTGACAGGGCAGTGATGTATGTGCGTGAGTTGACGGTTGAGAACTTGATGGAGAGAAATGAGCTTCTCCTGTTGCTTTGCGTCctaaatttttattttgacaTTCCTAACATCAATTATCTTGATAATTTTAATTATGTTATTGAGAGTTACTGTAGAAATGCTTCGTGTGGCGCAGAAGGAGACCTGAATGTTGATGAGGATGTGCTAAGCAAGGATTTGTTGGCTAAATTGATTGTTGGAAACGTAAGTAATGGGAGTGTTCAATTTCACAGTGAACTATttattaaaaatttcaccaTGTATTTGTTTGTACATATTGTATTGTATGGACCGGAGTTTTTCATGGATTGCTTTATGGAGAAGTATATTGGAACGTTGGAATCGGtaaggaaaaaaatcaattttgaCAAAAACTGGGAAGTTAAATGGGTCAATTTCTACATAAGattgttcaatttgattGAGTGTAAAGTGTGTCCTGAAACTGAGGAAATCGAAGATATTTTGTCGCAGattgagaaagaaaaggaaagcTATGGTTCTTTGGAATGCGCCATATCTTTAATTAAGCTTGACCAATATATAGTGGGTATGAAGATTATTGAAACTAAGGATAGGATTTTTAAAGGCCtgttgtttgtttttgaaaaactggcGAAAgatcttgattttttaattgGAAGAAATGATTCTGAAGTAGAGGGTGAGCGAATTTGTTTCATTCAGatgttttttcatcaattatttTCCTTGAATGAGATTTTATGTGTTAACAGTTGTAAAATTGATTTAAAATGCCCATTTGTGTTCAATGGCTTCAACTATGAAAATAGTAACCTCTACGAAATACagagaaaatcaaattatGTTGGAAAGGTACTGGTTAGTGAAAAGgggattttttcaatgatggAATATTTAGGTTTGGGTATATCCAAGCATAgttcaaatattgatgaGGAAACGAGTATTGTTAATATTGTTGAGCAAGATCTCAAGAATTATGGTCTCGGACATAATTCATCGCTGAATATCCTTAAGTCTTCATGTCGATTAATATGGGATCTGTATGAAAAAGTGGTGTTTTGGGATATGTTCGATAAAGTGTTTGTTCATTGTCCTTTTGCATGGAATGCTAAAGTGTTATTAAGATATAATGGCTTATCATGTGAATGTGAGGATGATAGATCTAAAGGTAGAAGTGTTATTAGAgggaaagaaatgaaaggaaaagattttgaacaTAGTAATGTAAAATCTAGAAGCTGTAAGAATGGTGTGGTTAAGTATAAGGTAGAGAATGACTGTTCCTTTGTAGAAGAAAGTGGTAGCGAGGGTGGCGAGAATTTCACATATTTTAAAGAGGCAAGGAATTTTGTAAACGTACCGGGAATACCTGAAAAGATTGAAGATCAATTAAGGGGTGGTATAAATCAGATTCTTAAAGATGTTGACTGGGTTAAGGAAAGCGCGGACGACGTGTTGAGAAAAATACACGGAGTTATAAATTAA